The DNA region CAGATTCAAGCATGTTTTGCAAGCGGTTCCTCACGTCTAAAAAATCATGATGCAACGGGCAGGGATTTTTTGACGAACATTCCTTTAACCCTAAACCACAATCCCTGAATATACCGCCGCCATCAACCGCTTCTATTACATCTGATAGCGGGCGGGCCAGGCTTTGCGCATCAAGGTAAAAACCGCCATTGGGTCCTTTTACCGATTGAATGATTCCTCTTCTACTTAAATCCTGAAGTATTTTAGCCAGGAAATGCTCAGGCGAATCAATGTTTACGGCTATTTCCTTTATGCCAACCCTACTGCCGTCGGCGGTGCGCTGGGCTATAAAAAATACCGCCCTTACCGCATACTCACATGTTTTTGAAAATATTCCCATTGCTTTATAAAGCAAAAGTAATTATTTCAACCAACAATAAAAGATATAAATATCTTTTATTGTTTCCTTTACTTAAGCCTGACAGTTTAAGCCATTAGTTTTATCGCTTCCTGACCGGTGGCGTTAAATTTATTTTGCTGGTTAAGCGGCAGGCTAAAAGAAAATATCGCGCCTCCGTCCTTTCCGTTTTCGGCCTTTACTGTACCGCCGTGTTTTTGGATAATGTTTTTCACAATGTATAAACCCAGGCCTTTGCTGTTTTTTTGCCTTACCGATTTTTGATTGCACTGATAAAACTTCTGGAACAGCGCCTGGCTGTTTTCCTCATTAATCCCTATCCCCTCGTCATGCACCGATACTTCAACATCATTTTCGTTACAGTCTATACTAATGTTAATGTGTGAGCATGGCGGCGAAAACCTGGCGGCGTTGGTTAAATAATTGATCAGCACCTGGATGATCTTGTATTTATCTCCCCTAACCAAAATGCTATCGGCAGTGGGATATTTACAAAAGCGGTGGCCGGGATAAAGGATCCTCATTTCACCAAGCACTGTATCAACCAGGTCGTTAATATCAAACAAGCTATAATTAAGCTGTGCTGATCTGTCCTCGCCGGTTGATGGTGATAAATATTCATCAATCAGTTTGGTCATCCCGTTAATATGCTGATCAACCATGTTCAATAACCTTACCGGTTGTTTATTAATGCTGAGCGCAAGGTGGTTAATTAAAAACTGGGTATTGAGCTTTATAATAGTTAAAGGTGCGCGCAGTTCATGATTTACAATAGCCAGGCTCAGGCATTCCTCGTTAACTTTCTGGGTAACATCTTCAATGGTACCAATCATTTGTTCGGCAGCGCCCCACCTGCGTGAGTACAAAACACCTGTAAGCCGAATCCATTTTTCGGTACCGGATGGGGTTACAATTTGCACCTGCTTTTCAAATTTGGTACCATTAAAGCAGGCAACCTTAAACTCATGGATAAGCCCGCTCAACTGCCCGGGTTTAACCAGCCCAAAAAGTGCTTCGATATTTTCATCATATCCCTTTGATAGCTCAAGCATCTTGCGCATCCGCGGGCAAAAAGACACCTTATTTAACCGGAGCTGGATTTTCCAATTGCCTATGTATGCTGCTCCTATGGTGTGTTCAGGCATTAACCCCGCCCGGCTTTCCATATTTCTGATTTCCCTGTTCATTTGGATGTTTTTCTTAAATTTTATTTTATTACTGATAGATTTAACCTAATCACATTATTAAATTTTGACCATAAGCTTAATGACATCCCTTTAATGTATGCCCTGTAATCACTCATCAATATGCCGTTCATGTCATGGTTCATTAACCGGATGGCATACACCAAACTGCAATCATTATTTGCTCCGGATGATTGGCAGTGATAGCTCTCCATGATCTCAAAATCATCGGGCGAGATCAACTCATTGTATTGTAAACACCTGATATATTCATTCTCAATTACAAAATCGAGATTAAAGCCCCGCTCCTGCAGATCAATAATGAGGTTTATCAATTGTTCATCATCGTAATGCATATTGTCATTCATTAAATAGGTGATGCCATCAATTCATTTTCAATAGTGTTTGTATTGGCCCTATAAAGCCATAAATGACCTTGCAAAGCCATGTAAAAAAGCAGGAGTAATGCCTGTATTGTAATAAGCGATACAGATACGCTTATTGTCAAATCGGTGACACTACCCAGTAGCAGTAAAAACATATCGGCCGATATAAAACCTATGCTTGTTTGCCTAAGCAAGGGTTTGTCCGGCATAAGCATAATAACCAGCAAAGCGAATTTCAATGAACATATGCTATAAAGCACGATTATGAAAAACCTGGCGGGCACCAGCCGTTCCATCAAACTTGTGTTAAGCTTAATAAATAAACCTGTTGCTATAAACATCAACACACTTGTAAAGAAGGCTACTGCCAAACAAACAAACTTTTTCATAGCGGAGGGCTTACACGTTTATCGCACAATTAATTAATGCTTAATTATTAACTGTTATTTAACAATGTAAAATTCGGGCCGG from Mucilaginibacter sp. SJ includes:
- a CDS encoding RrF2 family transcriptional regulator; translation: MGIFSKTCEYAVRAVFFIAQRTADGSRVGIKEIAVNIDSPEHFLAKILQDLSRRGIIQSVKGPNGGFYLDAQSLARPLSDVIEAVDGGGIFRDCGLGLKECSSKNPCPLHHDFLDVRNRLQNMLESVTISQFNEDLNLGIVVLKK
- a CDS encoding PAS domain-containing sensor histidine kinase, whose product is MNREIRNMESRAGLMPEHTIGAAYIGNWKIQLRLNKVSFCPRMRKMLELSKGYDENIEALFGLVKPGQLSGLIHEFKVACFNGTKFEKQVQIVTPSGTEKWIRLTGVLYSRRWGAAEQMIGTIEDVTQKVNEECLSLAIVNHELRAPLTIIKLNTQFLINHLALSINKQPVRLLNMVDQHINGMTKLIDEYLSPSTGEDRSAQLNYSLFDINDLVDTVLGEMRILYPGHRFCKYPTADSILVRGDKYKIIQVLINYLTNAARFSPPCSHINISIDCNENDVEVSVHDEGIGINEENSQALFQKFYQCNQKSVRQKNSKGLGLYIVKNIIQKHGGTVKAENGKDGGAIFSFSLPLNQQNKFNATGQEAIKLMA